TGTGACAGCAGAAGTGGCTGGAAAGACAGAAGAGGCAGAGAACATTATTGAAGAGTATGAAACGGATGTGGCCGAGCTTTCTGAAAGTTTAGCAGGGGCGTTAGAAGATCAGCAGGTGATAATGGTTAGAATTAGAAGTGGGGATATTTTTGTATATGGGGAAGAGGTTTATTTTAACCCAGTATTATATGGTGATTTAGGCTTAACTGTCCCAGACGAAGTAGCTGCAGCTGAAAGCCAAGAAATGATCACATTAGAAAAATTAGCTGAAATGAATCCAGATCATATGTATGTGCAATTCGAGGAAACAGAGAATGCGGATGCACCAGAAGCATTGAACGAGCTGGAAAGCAATGATATTTGGAATAGTATTGAAGCTGTTAAAAACGATAACGTCTATGTCAATGCTATTGATCCATTGGCAGCGGGAGGGACAGCTTGGAGTAAGACGGAATTTCTCAATGTGGTGACAGATACGTTGACGGACTAAGAGCTGAACGAGGTTATGATGGGAGTTAAACGAAAGTTACCTTATATCATTCTTTTATCTTCACCTATTACTATCGTATCAGTCATGTTCTTGTCCGTCCTCAGTGGCTCAACGGTGATTCACCCCGTTGATGTGATAGAGGCCTTTCTATCATTCGATAGTGACAATGTGACTCACACTATTATTATGACCTCTCGTGTTCCGAGAGCCGTTGGGGCCATGTTAATTGGGGCATTGTTAGCTATGTCCGGTGCTTTAATGCAGGGGATGACCAGGAATTATCTGGCCTCCCCCTCCATTATGGGGGTATCAGATGGAGCAGCCTTTGTCATAACGTTGTCGGTTATTTTCTTACCTGCCTTAACGTCATTACAAATGGTGATGCTCTCATTAGTCGGATCCGCCATAGGTACTGGCGTTGTGTTTGGCATTGCGTCCCTTGTTAGAAATGGGCTGTCACCGGTCAAGATGGCCATTATCGGAACAATTATTGGGACATTTTTTAGTAGTGTTTCAGCCGCATTAGCTACTTACTTTCAAGTCTCGCAAACGATGAGCTTTTGGTACAATGCGAGAATACATCAAATGAGTCCAGACTTGCTTTGGTTTACGATCCCTTTTGCTATAGTAGGGATTTTATTAGCACTCGCTTTGGCAAATTCCGTGACAATCCTCTCATTAGGTGAGGAAACAGCTGTAGGACTTGGGCAGCGAAAAGGTTTAATTAAAGCGTTGACGATGTTTTCTGTCGTTATTATGACGGGTATCTCCGTCGCCTTAATTGGAAAAGTAGGCTTTGTAGGTTTAATTGTTCCCCACATAACCCGTTTTTTTACTGGGACAGATTACCGGTGGGTGATTCCGTGTTCAGCGGTCATTGGCGGTATTTTTTTAACGTTAAGTGATTCTTTGAGCTTGTATATTAATTATCCGTTTGAAACGCCTATTGGAGTAGTGACTGCTATGATAGGGGTCCCATTCTTTCTCTATTTAATTAAAACGAGGGGGGTGGGGAGTCATCGCTAATCAGTTTATCAAGCTTAGGACAGCTATGTTTGTAGGTGGAATAGGGTTAATCCTATTTTTTTACATAAGCTTATCCGCTGGTATTTATGACGTCTCATTACAACAGCTCATCGATGCTTTTTTAAGACGAAATGTGTCAGAAAATATTGATCTCGTCATTTTTCACTTCCGGTTACCTCGTGTCATCCTGGCAGGTTTTGTCGGTTTAGGGCTAGGGATAGCTGGTGCTGTGCTTCAAGGGATTACAAAGAACGGTCTTGCTGACCCAGGCATCTTAGGTATTAATAGTGGCGCTGGGGCAGCTATAGTGGTCTTTATGTTCTTTTTCCAAGGCCATGTTTCCAGTACGTCATGGCTCTTCACGTTGACAATGCCTATTTACGGCTTAGTGGGGGGATTAACAGCCGCCTTACTTATTTATTTCATTTCATGGGAACAGGGCAGGCTGGACCCACAACGTTTACTATTAACGGGTATCGCGGCAGGTGCAGGATTTGGGGCGTTTACGATATTCATATCATTAAAAATGAAGGCACAAGATTTCGAGATGGCAACGGTTTGGCTGTCAGGTAGTATTTACAGTGCTAATTGGCTGTTTGTGTTAGCGGTTATTCCGTGGTTTCTCATCTGTGTTCCTGTGATTATGCGTCGCACGTATATGCTAGATCTTTTCAGAATGAGTGAAGAGTCATTAATAAGCATTGGTGTTTCAGTAGAAAAAGAGAAGTCGATCCTGTTATTAAGTAGTATCGGACTTATTAGTGCGTGTGTGTCAGTTGCAGGTAGTATTTCGTTTGTTGGATTAATGGCGCCACACATGGCCCGGCTTATCGTGGGCAACGAGCATAAGAATATCGTGCCTGTTTGTGGACTTATCGGGATGTTGCTGGTCATAGGGTCAGATTTTATCGCA
The Salipaludibacillus sp. LMS25 DNA segment above includes these coding regions:
- a CDS encoding iron ABC transporter permease, which translates into the protein MGVKRKLPYIILLSSPITIVSVMFLSVLSGSTVIHPVDVIEAFLSFDSDNVTHTIIMTSRVPRAVGAMLIGALLAMSGALMQGMTRNYLASPSIMGVSDGAAFVITLSVIFLPALTSLQMVMLSLVGSAIGTGVVFGIASLVRNGLSPVKMAIIGTIIGTFFSSVSAALATYFQVSQTMSFWYNARIHQMSPDLLWFTIPFAIVGILLALALANSVTILSLGEETAVGLGQRKGLIKALTMFSVVIMTGISVALIGKVGFVGLIVPHITRFFTGTDYRWVIPCSAVIGGIFLTLSDSLSLYINYPFETPIGVVTAMIGVPFFLYLIKTRGVGSHR
- a CDS encoding iron ABC transporter permease: MFVGGIGLILFFYISLSAGIYDVSLQQLIDAFLRRNVSENIDLVIFHFRLPRVILAGFVGLGLGIAGAVLQGITKNGLADPGILGINSGAGAAIVVFMFFFQGHVSSTSWLFTLTMPIYGLVGGLTAALLIYFISWEQGRLDPQRLLLTGIAAGAGFGAFTIFISLKMKAQDFEMATVWLSGSIYSANWLFVLAVIPWFLICVPVIMRRTYMLDLFRMSEESLISIGVSVEKEKSILLLSSIGLISACVSVAGSISFVGLMAPHMARLIVGNEHKNIVPVCGLIGMLLVIGSDFIARSVVAPAEIPVGIIIAIIGVPYFVYLLFKVRM